A part of Ascochyta rabiei chromosome 3, complete sequence genomic DNA contains:
- a CDS encoding rRNA-processing protein cgr1, which translates to MSESVATETSAAPVPASVKGMRKNGKQWRDNKSAFRPRANQTPFEKRTAERKALAAVKAKEKELKDEKAAAKQQQVDRIREKRAAKEEKERFQKMEEKMHKKRVERLKRREKRNAMLKS; encoded by the exons ATGTCTGAATCAGTAGCCACAGAGACGTCTGCCGCGCCGGTCCCGGCTTCCGTCAAAGGAATGAGGAAGAATG GCAAGCAATGGCGCGACAACAAAAGCGCTTTCAGGCCTCGCGCGAACCAGACACCGTTCGAAAAGCGCACAGCGGAGAGGAAGGCGCTCGCCGCTGTCAAGGCGAAGGAGAAGGAGCTGAAGGACGAGAAAGCAGCAGCAAAGCAGCAACAGGTTGACAGGATTCGGGAGAAGCGCGCAGccaaggaagagaaggagcgATTCCAGAAGATGGAGGAGAAGATGCACAAGAAGCGTGTCGAGCGTCTGAAGAGGAGGGAGAAGCGCAATGCCATGCTGAAGTCATGA